From a region of the Vanrija pseudolonga chromosome 2, complete sequence genome:
- the snf5 gene encoding SWI/SNF chromatin-remodeling complex subunit snf5, whose translation MDPRLFQQQFLQQQAQQQQQQQQQQQQQQQQQFNFNPQSIPGIPGGTGDPGPSSMAQQQLQHQLQQQLQQQLMQSQAQQQAGTGAPARPPFNPAQLQNLQPQQLAMLQRMAQVQQQGAMANGGQLNPQQMQMAMAGLQAQAQNVNPQLLAAAMRGGIPPAQLAQLGQLGQQQLANQMGMPQGAAGLNQNAVQALQAQRLQQLMQQQQQQQQAQQQAQQQGQPGQQQPGMTPEMAARLQMQGRSSPAVGSPARPPALQPGSMPPPALPAGASPRPPNMAPPGQVRPNPTPMQLSLTPQQQQMISLQRTQMMNNPQWKNLPQHQQQQQLALMQQGLVRMFVAQQQQQQILQQQQGQQQQQPPQQPQQPQQPPTPQQQQPSTPQQTNPPTPVQVNQSPVPAHLSGIPQHLVPQRPASSASQRAPSPHPSMGPGSPAVRPAATPPPAMAGTPQATGAPSPAPSNHSNFNVPPTPQNVTQSPMPPHVEGIPGQVPGVQPLSINGQPGQSPFGQMQPQTPQAMNAIQALQQHAQNAQTMLHGAPNNAGQQAPPGFPPGGFPPGVPPGALQNMSPQHQQQMAQAMNFFSQAAQGQGQGAGPGQSPIRPPGAPAGMPGPGQPIRPPPGINPAEFPFDARLLPYLQHVGNPRWREEMQQRNPALLQEVQNVAQRIQSGQIRPEILQRMQQFFVYMQRLNANRPGGPGQQPGAAPPGQPQLGPGGAPGFPGAPPAQPNAQTPSGIPPAQQQRVWGAQGQAGSPATPTGIRPPPPHLPPNVGAPESPSAAQSSLLARRVSAKQQEKAARETAMPPPTFIPTHGGTPTRTQPPEQPPTAAAPNALPVKEWEAALRLDIPTTGITALPMSEDTDDNTFGGKLPAMSEREKEDVKEWLARDKEFATKVPKHREKMAAKITRWAAMEESQTPWWVLRKGESIRRPTGAISIIYPTEKAQQRTKARKRREVRFTPQQLKSMADVEDHIVPVRLDLEHDHHRLSDTFMWNCSDTVVTPELFAQTICDDFKLPGGQFIPKIVAAIKERVREYQDQVLPIHARQPAGPTGRGIIDLDDAEGHSILEVFRRAHESDDEVKTDEGADQDDSHIRIVSFDDEVDDKIMTVDEAMACLPATTATDDDELRILIKVDIIVGTQNLSDTFEWDLNSTVSPEEFAVSYCKDLGLSGEFVTAISHDIHEQIVTHQRSLFLVGHTPGSGSILNDDVRGAFLPPLTAALRKEDVAMSNFTPVLANFTEADVLAIEKERERESKRKKRATRGRRGVVLPDREPLKTFRTLLHSAIDASVVAAAEATIVPAPVINSMRRAAAIAAQANINLALQDLPLPAPPSPPVAPPTRNPRGRPPRFPRGGSRASPSSTREGSVINGDHSTPTVGHKRGLREEPENEAGSPLPPRKRHNGRVADSPDVQDVVKAEDGGPTLAPAAPTDSGRASVKAATPVPIKSWHCKNCGVPETLAGGRGKSLSGELELCAKCADYLRRTGRNREVEYNEDEEYHRKLEDAEEGPADSQPAFELPTTVGNGTPSPKKRSRFDEEESDQSSDSDSASDSDSDSASRRKKAKAAAKAASARATPATPAPPPVAPVPPAWALKAHEDMKQKYSDHNFAIIQKARAPDAPTSGPVEWRVKCMDCPGRIYTLGPGESLANFEVHLKNRAHNANVQTRIDASKGRK comes from the exons ATGGACCCCCGCCTCTTCCAGCAACAGTTTCTTCAGCaacaggcgcagcagcagcaacaacagcagcagcagcagcagcagcaacagcaacagcagttCAACTTCAACCCTCAGTCAATACCTGGCATCCCCGGTGGAACTGGAGATCCAGGTCCTTCCTCGATGGCGCAACAGCAGCTGCAACATCAACTCCAGCAACAGCTCCAACAGCAGCTGATGCAATCCCAAGCCCAGCAACAGGCGggcaccggcgcgccggcgcgccctcCTTTCAACCCGGCCCAGTTGCAAAATCTGCAACCTCAGCAGCTCGCAATGCTCCAGCGCATGGCGCAGgtccagcagcagggcgCCATGGCCAACGGCGGCCAGCTCAACCCTCAGCAAATGCAGATGGCCATGGCTGGGCTGCAAGCGCAGGCTCAAAACGTCAACCCTCAGCTTCTGGCAGCAGCCATGCGCGGTGGCATCCCTCCTGCCCAGCTTGCTCAGCTGGGCCAGTTGggtcagcagcagctcgccaacCAGATGGGCATGCCGCAGGGTGCAGCCGGTTTGAATCAGAACGCCGTGCAGGCGCTGCAAGCGCAGCGGCTACAGCAGttgatgcagcagcagcagcagcagcagcaggcccagcagcaggcccagcagcaaGGCCAGCCCGGACAACAGCAGCCCGGCATGACGCCAGAAATGGCGGCGCGGTTGCAGATGCAAGGCCGTAGTTCGCCTGCAGTTGGATCCCCTGCGCGTCCTCCAGCACTGCAGCCCGGCAGCATGCCTCCTCCCGCACTTCCAGCAGGTGCttcgcctcgcccacccaaCATGGCGCCTCCTGGACAGGTTCGACCGAACCCAACGCCCATGCAATTGTCTTTGacgcctcagcagcagcaaatGATATCTCTGCAGCGCACGCAGATGATGAACAACCCTCAGTGGAAGAATCTGCCTCAGCatcaacagcagcaacagttGGCGCTGATGCAGCAGGGGTTGGTTAGGATGTTCGTCgcgcaacagcagcaacagcagattttgcaacagcagcaaggacagcagcaacagcagccaccgcagcagccccagcagccccagcagccaccaacaccacaacagcagcagccgtcAACCCCTCAGCAGACCAATCCGCCGACACCTGTTCAGGTCAACCAGAGCCCCGTACCTGCACACCTGTCTGGCATCCCCCAGCACCTCGTTCCTCAGCGGCCGGCTTCATCGGCATCACAACGGGCACCTTCGCCTCACCCCTCGATGGGACCAGGGTCACCTGCTGTTCGACCAGCGGCCACACCACCTCCCGCGATGGCGGGCACTCCTCAAGCGACTGGCGCGCCTTCCCCTGCCCCCTCTAACCACTCCAACTTCAACGTCCCACCAACTCCTCAGAATGTGACGCAGTCGCCGATGCCTCCTCACGTCGAGGGTATCCCCGGACAAGTACCAGGCGTGCAGCCTCTGAGCATCAACGGCCAGCCGGGACAGAGCCCATTCGGACAAATGCAGCCGCAGACTCCGCAGGCGATGAACGCCATCCAGGCGCTTCAACAGCATGCCCAGAATGCCCAGACCATGCTCCATGGAGCCCCCAACAACGCCGGTCAGCAAGCACCGCCAGGGTTCCCTCCAGGAGGGTTCCCTCCCGGTGTCCCGCCCGGAGCTCTGCAGAACATGTCTCCACAGCATCAGCAACAGATGGCCCAGGCCATGAACTTCTTCTCCCAGGCTGCTCAaggtcaaggacaaggtGCTGGCCCTGGGCAGTCACCTATCCGTCCTCCTGGGGCGCCTGCTGGGATGCCTGGACCGGGCCAGCCGATTCGCCCCCCGCCTGGCATCAACCCTGCCGAGTTCCCATTCGACGCCAGATTACTGCCTTACCTGCAACACGTCGGCAACCCCAGATGGAGAGAGGAGATGCAGCAGAGAAATCCGGCTCTTCTGCAAGAAGTGCAAAACGTCGCTCAGCGCATCCAGAGTGGCCAGATCCGACCCGAAATCCTGCAAAGAATGCAGCAGTTCTTTGTCTACATGCAGAGACTCAACGCAAACCGACCAGGCGGTCCCGGCCAGCAACCCGGTGCCGCACCACCAGGACAGCCACAGCTCGGCCCAGGTGGGGCACCAGGCTTCCCAGGTGCTCCACCAGCGCAGCCTAACGCTCAGACGCCAAGTGGCATCCCCCCAGCGCAACAGCAGCGTGTATGGGGAGCGCAGGGACAGGCTGGGTCTCCAGCTACCCCAACAGGCATCCGCCCTCCACCCCCACATCTGCCACCCAATGTGGGAGCTCCCGAGTCTCCGAGCGCCGCGCAGTCAAGCCTACTCGCACGGCGGGTGTCCGCAAAGCAGCAGGAGAAGGCGGCCCGCGAGACTGCTATGCCACCACCGACGTTCATCCCAACACATGGCGGCACGCCTACTCGGACGCAGCCACCTGAGCAGCCTCccacggccgccgctcccAACGCCCTTCCTGTCAAGGAGTGGGAGGCTGCCCTCCGACTTGACATTCCTACGACAGGCATCACGGCGTTGCCCATGAGCGAAgacaccgacgacaacaCCTTCGGTGGCAAGCTGCCGGCAATGTCGGAGCGCGAAAAGGAAGATGTCAAGGAgtggctcgcgcgcgacaagGAGTTTGCGACCAAGGTCCCGAAGCACCGAGAGAAGATGGCCGCAAAGATTACGCGGTGGGCCGCAATGGAAGAGAGCCAGACCCCATGGTGGGTGCTGCGCAAGGGCGAGTCAATTCGCCGCCCTACCGGAGCCATCTCCATCATCTACCCTACCGAGAAGGCGCAGCAGCGTACCAAGGCCcgcaagcgccgcgaggTTCGGTTTACCCCTCAGCAGCTCAAGTCCATGGCCGACGTCGAAGACCACATCGTTCCCGTCCGTCTCGACCTTgagcacgaccaccaccggctGAGCGACACCTTCATGTGGAACTGCTCCGACACGGTCGTGACGCCAGAGCTCTTCGCCCAAACAATCTGTGACGACTTCAAGCTTCCCGGTGGCCAGTTTATCCCCAAGATTGTGGCAGCCATCAAGGAGCGCGTGCGAGAGTACCAAGACCAGGTGCTTCCGATTCACGCCCGTCAACCGGCGGGACCCACTGGACGCGGTATCATCGATCTCGATGACGCCGAAGGTCACTCGATCTTGGAAGTCTTCCGCCGCGCTcacgagagcgacgacgaggtcaagacGGACGAAGGTGCGGATCAGGACGACTCGCACATCCGCATCGTCTcgttcgacgacgaggtggatgACAAGATCATGACCGTGGACGAGGCCATGGCGTGTCTCCCGGCAACAaccgccaccgacgacgacgagctgcgcatCCTCATCAAGGTGGATATCATCGTCGGCACACAAAACCTGTCAGACACCTTTGAGTGGGACCTCAACTCGACAGTGTCGCCAGAGGAGTTTGCCGTCTCGTACTGCAAGGACCTCGGCCTGAGTGGCGAGTTTGTCACGGCCATCTCGCACGACATCCACGAGCAGATTGTCACGCACCAGCGGTCACTTTTCCTCGTCGGCCACACCCCCGGCTCGGGTAGCATTctcaacgacgacgtgcgcggcgcTTTCCTGCCTCCGCTCACTGCGGCGTTACGCAAGGAGGACGTTGCCATGTCCAACTTTACGCCAGTGCTTGCCAACTTTACCGAAGCCGATGTCCTGGCGATCGAAAAGGAGCGCGAGAGGGAAAGCAAACGCAAAAAGCGTGCCACAAGAGGTCGTCGTGGCGTGGTTCTTCCTGATCGCGAGCCACTCAAGACCTTCCGCACTCTGCTCCACTCTGCCATCGACGCAAGTGTCGTCGCGGCTGCCGAGGCAACAATCGTCCCTGCGCCGGTCATCAACAGCATGCGACGAGCGGCCGCTATCGCTGCCCAGGCCAACATCAACCTGGCTCTGCAAGACCTGCCACTCCCAGCACCCCCTTCGCCCCCTGTTGCGCCGCCAACGCGCAATCCTCGTGGCCGCCCCCCTCGCTTCCCTCGTGGTGGCTCTAGggcgtcgccaagctcgacacggGAAGGCTCTGTCATCAACGGAGATCACAGCACACCCACAGTTGGGCACAAGCGTGGTCTGCGCGAAGAGCCGGAGAACGAAGCTGGCTCGCCTCTGCCACCTCGCAAGCGACACAACGGCCGCGTTGCCGACAGCCCGGACGTCCAAGACGttgtcaaggccgaggacggtGGGCCGACGCTGGCGCCAGCTGCCCCCACCGACTCGGGCCGCGCCTCGGTCAAGGCCGCCACTCCGGTCCCCATCAAGTCTTGGCACTGCAAGAACTGCGGCGTGcccgagacgctcgccggTGGCAGAGGCAAGAGCCTGAGTGGAGAGTTGGAGCTCTGCGCCAAGTGTG CCGACTACCTCCGCCGCACAGGTCGAAACCGTGAGGTCGAGTacaacgaggacgaggagtaccaccgcaagctcgaggatgccgaggagggccCAGCCGACAGCCAGCCTGCATTCGAGTTGCCAACTACGGTCGGCAATGGTACACCCTCGCCAAAGAAGCGCAGCAGGTTTGATGAAGAGGAGTCGGATCagtcgtccgactcggactcggcgtcggactCGGACTCAGACTCGGCGTCCCGGcggaagaaggccaaggctgctgcaAAGGCTGCATCTGCTcgcgccacgccggcgacgcccgCCCCTCCACCAGTAGCGCCAGTGCCACCTGCGTGGGCTCTCAAGGCACACGAGGACATGAAGCAAAAGTACTCGGACCACAACTTTGCTATTATCCAAAAGGCGCGCGCACCAGATGCACCAACTTCGGGACCGGTCGAGTGGCGTGTCAAGTGCATGGACTG CCCCGGCCGCATCTACACGCTTGGCCCTGGCGAGTCGCTGGCCAACTTTGAAGTGCACTTGAAAAACCGGGCGCACAACGCCAACGTACAGACACGTATCGATGCGAGCAAGGGCCGCAAGTGA